One Tamandua tetradactyla isolate mTamTet1 chromosome 20, mTamTet1.pri, whole genome shotgun sequence DNA segment encodes these proteins:
- the RAB24 gene encoding ras-related protein Rab-24: protein MSGQRVDVKVVMLGKEYVGKTSLVERYVHDRFLVGPYQNTIGAAFVAKVMSVGDRTVTLGIWDTAGSERYEAMSRIYYRGAKAAIVCYDLTDSSSFERAKFWVKELRSLEEGCQIYLCGTKSDLLEEDRRRRRVDFHDVQDYAEDIKAQLFETSSKTGQSVDELFQKVAEDYVSVAAFQVMTEDKGVDLGQKANPYFYSCCHH, encoded by the exons ATGAGCGGGCAGCGCGTGGACGTCAAGGTGGTGATGCTGGGCAAGGAATACGTGGGCAAGACGAGCCTTGTGGAGCGATACGTGCACGACCGCTTCCTGGTGGGGCCCTATCAGAAC ACCATTGGGGCTGCATTCGTGGCCAAGGTGATGTCCGTCGGAGACCGGACAGTGACTTTGGGTATTTGG GACACAGCGGGCTCTGAGCGCTACGAGGCCATGAGCCGAATCTACTATCGGGGTGCCAAGGCTGCCATCGTGTGCTATG ACCTCACAGACAGCAGCAGCTTTGAGCGAGCAAAGTTCTGGGTGAAGGAACTGCGCAGCCTGGAGGAG GGCTGTCAGATCTACCTTTGTGGCACCAAGAGTGACCTGCTAGAGGAGGACAGGCGGCGGCGACGTGTGGACTTCCATGATGTCCAGGACTATGCAGAGG ATATCAAAGCTCAGCTCTTTGAAACATCTAGCAAGACAGGTCAGAGTGTAG ACGAGCTCTTCCAGAAAGTGGCAGAGGATTACGTCAGCGTGGCTGCCTTCCAGGTGATGACAG AGGACAAGGGTGTGGACCTGGGCCAGAAGGCAAATCCCTACTTCTACAGCTGTTGTCACCACTGA
- the PRELID1 gene encoding PRELI domain-containing protein 1, mitochondrial — protein MVKYFLGQSVLRSSWDQVFAAFWQRYPNPYSKHVLTEDIVHREVTPDQKLLSRRLLTKTNRMPRWAERLFPANVAHSVYILEDSIVDPQNQTMTTFTWNINHARLMVVEERCVYCVNSDNSGWTEIRREAWVSSSLFGVSRAVQEFGLARFKSNVTKTMKGFEYILAKLQGEAPSKTLVETAKEAKEKAKETALAATEKAKDLAKKQQQQQQFV, from the exons ATGGTGAAATATTTCCTGGGCCAGAGCGTGCTTCGGAGTTCCTGGGACCAAGTGTTCGCTGCTTTTTGGCAGCGGTACCCGAATCCCTATAG CAAACATGTCTTGACGGAAGACATAGTACACCGGGAGGTGACCCCTGACCAGAAACTCCTGTCCCGGCGACTCCTGACCAAGACCAACAGAATGCCTCGCTGGGCGGAGCGACTGTTTCCTGCCAATGTCGCTCACTCGGTGTACATCCTGGAGGACTCTATTGTGGACCCACAGAATCAGACCATGACCACCTTCACCTGGAACATCAACCACGCCCGGCTGATG GTGGTGGAGGAACGATGTGTTTACTGTGTGAACTCTGATAACAGTGGCTGGACCGAAATCCGCCGGGAAGCCTGGGTCTCCTCTAGTTTATTTGGCGTCTCTAGGGCTGTCCAG GAATTTGGTCTGGCCCGGTTTAAAAGCAACGTGACCAAGACTATGAAGGGTTTTGAATACATCTTGGCCAAGCTGCAAG GTGAGGCCCCTTCCAAAACACTTGTTGAGACAGCCAAGGAAGCCAAGGAGAAGGCAAAGGAAACTGCACTGGCAGCTACAGAGAAGGCCAAGGACCTTGCCaagaaacagcagcagcagcagcagttcgTATAG
- the MXD3 gene encoding max dimerization protein 3 yields MEPVASNIQVLLQAAEYLERREREAEHGYASLCPHRSPGPVHRRRKRTLEAPGALDSGRSVHNELEKRRRAQLKRCLEQLKQQMPLGSDCARYTTLSLLRRARVHIQKLQEQEQRARRLKEKLRSKQQILRQQLEQLRGLAGVGERERLRADSLDSSGLSSDQEELEVDVESLVFGGKAELLRGFSAGQEHSYSHDHSHGTGTWL; encoded by the exons ATGGAACCCGTGGCCAGCAACATCCAGGTCCTGCTGCAGGCGGCCGAGTACCTGGAGCGGcgtgagagag AGGCCGAGCATGGCTACGCGTCCCTGTGCCCGCACCGCAGTCCAGGCCCCGTCCATAGGAGGAGGAAGCGAACCCTCGAAGCTCCTGGCGCGCTGGATAGTGGGCG GTCTGTGCACAACGAGCTGGAGAAGCGCAG GAGGGCCCAGCTGAAGCGGTGCCTAGAGCAGCTGAAGCAGCAGATGCCACTAGGGTCTGACTGCGCCCGGTACACCACGCTGAGCCTGCTGCGCCGTGCCAGGGTGCACATCCAG AAGCTACAGGAGCAGGAGCAGCGGGCCCGGCGGCTTAAGGAGAAGCTGCGCAGCAAGCAGCAAATCCTGCGGCAGCAGCTGGAGCAACTTCGGGGACTGGCAGGGGTGGGCGAGCGGGAACGGCTGCGGGCAGACAGCCTGGACTCCTCAGGCCTCTCCTCAGACCAAG AGGAGCTGGAGGTGGACGTGGAGAGCCTGGTGTTTGGGGGCAAGGCAGAGTTGCTGCGGGGCTTCAGTGCGGGCCAAGAGCACAGCTACTCACACGACCACTCACACGGTACCGGCACCTGGCTATGA